A part of Rhopalosiphum maidis isolate BTI-1 chromosome 3, ASM367621v3, whole genome shotgun sequence genomic DNA contains:
- the LOC113558382 gene encoding piggyBac transposable element-derived protein 4-like, whose product MDERMINNALDDSDNFSSDSFDDNDSDPIYCVENENNSDSQESSDDEDQIENQILPISNNSQSNWNTVTGTNQKNFNFTGNSGPLVILDEDIGPMDYFKLFLTDNIIELMVIETNRNAQQFLNTQTITRGSRFSFWQPINKNDMEKFMGLLMWMGLVKMTSIADY is encoded by the coding sequence atggaTGAACGCATGATTAATAATGCATTAGATGATTCTGACAATTTTTCTAGTGACAGTTTTGACGATAATGATAGTGATCCGATATATTgtgttgaaaatgaaaataatagcgATTCTCAAGAGTCGTCAGATGATGAGGATCAAATAGAGAATCAAATTTTACCAATATCTAACAATAGCCAATCAAATTGGAATACAGTAACAGGtactaatcaaaaaaattttaactttacgGGAAATTCGGGGCCATTAGTCATTTTAGACGAAGATATTGGACCTatggattattttaaattgtttttaactgaCAATATAATTGAGTTAATGGTCATTGAAACAAATAGAAACgctcaacaatttttaaatactcaaaCAATTACACGTGGTAGTAGATTTTCATTTTGGCAaccaataaacaaaaatgatatGGAAAAATTTATGGGACTTTTGATGTGGATGGGACTCGTAAAAATGACTTCAATAGCTGACTATTGA